In Platichthys flesus chromosome 21, fPlaFle2.1, whole genome shotgun sequence, the following are encoded in one genomic region:
- the hus1 gene encoding checkpoint protein HUS1: protein MKFRGKIIDVSCLNHFTRVVTTISKLTKLCVLRLTPDHLFFVLSGKVANGGVSMWCELSQANFFDEYQMEGVSSEDNEICLEVTPENLSRALKTVQNAKSVKVKLTKKHCPCLTIAAELPTLSSLSRVVTHDVPVNVIPRRLWHEFKEPSMPDFDVSIYLPPLKTMKSVVDRMKNLSNFLVIEANLNGQMNLKIETDLVSVTTHFKDLGNPPWGEDASQEDSASQSRDPESMAEARVDIRRLQQFLMGQQVNPSKAMCNIVCQRVVHLILLHEDVSLQYFIPAVA from the exons ATGAAGTTCCGAGGGAAAATCATAGATGTGTCCTGCCTCAACCACTTCACCC gGGTCGTCACCACCATCTCGAAGCTGACGAAGCTGTGCGTCCTGAGACTGACTCCAGATCACCTGTTCTTCGTTCTGTCTGGGAAAGTGGCCAATGGAGGGGTCAGCATGTGGTGTGAGCTGTCACAG GCCAACTTCTTTGATGAATACCAGATGGAGGGTGTGTCCTCTGAGGACAATGAGATTTGTCTGGAGGTGACTCCAGAGAACCTGTCCAGAGCCCTGAAGACGGTCCAGAACGCCAAGTCCGTCAAGGTGAAACTGACCAAGAAGCACTGCCCCTGCCTCACCATCGCTGCAGAGCTG CCCACCCTGTCCAGCCTCAGTCGAGTCGTCACTCACGACGTCCCGGTCAACGTCATCCCCCGCAGACTCTGGCATGAATTCAAAGAACCGAGCATGCCAGACTTTGAT GTCAGCATCTACCTGCCTCCTCTGAAGACCATGAAGAGCGTCGTGGACCGGATGAAGAACCTCTCCAACTTCCTG GTGATCGAGGCCAACCTGAACGGACAGATGAATCTGAAGATTGAGACCGATCTGGTTTCTGTCACCACGCACTTCAAAGACCTGGGGAATCCACCGTGGG GTGAAGACGCCTCACAGGAGGACAGTGCGTCTCAGAGCAGGGACCCAGAGTCCATGGCTGAGGCCAGAGTGGACATCAGGCGGTTGCAGCAGTTCCTCATGGGACAGCAGGTCAACCCCAGCAAGGCCATGTGCA aTATCGTCTGTCAGAGGGTCGTCCACCTGATTCTGCTGCATGAAGACGTGTCGCTCCAGTATTTCATCCCTGCTGTGGCCTAG